The Streptomyces sp. NBC_00236 DNA window TGGAGGAGACACTCGCCAGCTACCAGGGCCCGCAGGAGACCATCCAGGACCTCATCCAGCTCGCTCTGCGCGGTGGCGGTCCGGACAACATCACCTGCATCGTCGCCGACGTCTTCGACGTCGACAGCAACGACACCCTGGCCGGGCAGCTCAACGACACCCCGGTCATCGTCGGAGCCGTCGCGGAGAACCAGGCCGCCCAGCTGAACGACGGCGGCGCCATGCAGACCCCCGCCGGACGCGCGGCCGGCCTCGGCCGCCCCGTCCCGCCGCCCGCGGGCGGCTTCGGCCCTCCCGGCAGCGGTGACGACGTCGGCTACGACGGCCTGCCGGACGGGGCCTTCGGCTCCTACTCCGACGACGACTTCGTGAAGTCCGGCGGCCGCAAGTGGCTCAAGCGGTCCCTGTACATCGTGCTCGCCCTGGCGGTCATCGGCGGCGGTGCGTACGGCGGCTACCGCTGGACCCAGACCCAGTACTTCGTCGGCGCGAAGAACGACAACGTCGCGCTGTACCGGGGCATCAGCCAGGACCTGGCGTGGGTCTCGCTCTCGAAGGTCGAGACGGACCACCCCGAGATCGAACTCAAGTACCTCCCGCCCTACCAGCGCAAGCAGGTCGAGGCGACCATCGCCGAGGGCAGCCTGGCCGACGCCCGCGAGAAGATCACCGAGCTCGCCACGCAGGCGACCGCCTGCAAGAAGGACGCACAGCGCCGCGCAGCCGAGAAGAACGCCCCCAGCGACGAGGGCCAGGCCGCCGGCACGGACAAGGACGCCACCAAGACGTCCGCGACGTCCGACGCCAAGACCAAGCAGACTTCAGCGACTCCCACTCCCGGTCCCAGCCTCTCGGAGGAAGAGAAGAAGCTGGTCCCGCAGTGCGGTAAGCAGTAAAGCCGTAGGGGGCCTTCAGCACCATGAGCGTTGTCACCAACACGACCACGATCGGCGCGATCGACGCACCGAGCCGGCGCAACACCGAACTGATGATGATGGTCTTCGCCATCGCCATCTCGGTGTTCGCCTACGCCAACGTGGGCCTCGCGATCGACGGCTCGCTGCCTTCCGGCATGATCGGATACAGCCTCGGCCTGATCCTGCTCGGCGGCGTGGCCCACCTCGTGGTGCGCAAGTTCGCCCCGTACGCGGACCCGCTGCTGCTGCCGCTGGCCACACTGCTCAACGGGCTGGGCCTGGTGCTGATCTGGCGGCTCGACCAGTCGGAACGACTGATCCAACGGGCCGAGAACCTCTTCGGGACGTACACCCCGGATGCTCCGAAGCAGCTGATGTACTCGGCGATCGGCGTAGCGCTGATGGTCGGCGTGCTGGTGATCCTCAAGGACCACCGCATCCTGCAGCGGTACACCTACATCTCCATGGTCGCGGCGCTGATCCTGCTGATCATGCCGATGTTCTTCCCCGCGGTGAACGGCGCGAAGATCTGGGTCAGCCTGGGTCCCTTCTCCATCCAGCCCGGCGAGTTCGCGAAGATCATCATCGCGGTCTTCTTCTCCGGCTACCTCATGGTGAAACGTGATGCCCTGGCCCTGGCCAGCCGTCGTTTCATGGGCATGTATCTGCCCCGTGGACGAGACCTCGGCCCGATCCTCGTCATCTGGGCGCTGTCGATCCTGATCCTCGTCTTCGAGACCGACCTCGGCACGTCCCTGCTGTTCTTCGGCCTCTTCGTGATCATGTTGTACGTCGCTACGGAGCGGACCAGCTGGATCGTCTTCGGCCTGCTGATGTCCGCCGTCGGTGCCGTGGGGGTCTCCACTTTCGAGTCCCATGTCCAGCAGCGAGTGGATGCCTGGATGGACCCGTTCGCCTGCTACGCGACGGACGGCGCTTGCGAGCAGATCGGCAACGCCATCATGTCCTTCGGGTCCGGTGGCACCCTGGGTACTGGCTGGGGCCAGGGCCACTCCGACCTGATCGGCTTCGCCGCCAACGCCGACTTCATCCTCTCCACCGTCGGTGAGGAACTCGGTCTCGCCGGAATGATGGCCGTCCTGCTGATCTACGGCCTCATCGTCGAGCGCGGCGTCCGCACAGCCCTTGCCGCGCGTGACCCCTTCGGCAAGCTCCTCGCGATCGGCCTCTCCGGCGCCTTCGCGATCCAGGTCTTCGTCGTCGCCGGCGGCGTCATGGGCCTCATCCCGCTGACCGGCATGACGATGCCCTTCCTCGCCGCCGGTGGTTCGTCCGTGATCGCCAACTGGGCGCTGATCGGAATCCTGATCCGGATCAGCGACACGGCCCGTCGGCCGGCACCCACCCCCGCTCCGTCCTCCGACGCCGAGATGACCCAGGTGGTCCGCCCGTGAACAAGCCCCTGCGCCGGATCGCGATCTTCTGCGGCGTCCTCATCTTCGCCCTGCTCGCACGGACGAACTACCTCCAGTACGTGAAGGCCGACGAGCTCAACACCCGCGACGAGAACCGCCGCGTCCGCATCGAGCGGTACGCACACGAGCGCGGCAACATCATCGTCGACGGTGGCGCCGAGATCACCGGGTCCGCCGAGACCAAGGACAGCGACTTCAAGTACAAGCGGGTCTGGAAGAACGGGCCCATGTGGGCGCCCGTCACCGGTTACTCCTCACAGGCCTTCGGCGCCACGCAGCTCGAGAGCATCGAGGACGGCATCCTCACCGGCAACGACGACCAGCTCTTCTTCGACAACACGATGTCGATGTTCACCGGCGACGAGAAGCAGGGCGGCAACGTCGTCACCACGCTCAACAGCGCCGCCCAGAAGGCCGCGTTCGAGGGCCTCGGCAACAAGAAGGGCGCCGTCGCCGCGCTCGACCCGCAGACCGGCGCCATCCTGGCGCTCGCCAGCACCCCGTCGTACGACCCTTCGACCTTCGCGGGCAACTCCGACAAGGACTCCGAGGCCTGGCAGAAGCTCCAGAAGGACAAGGACAAGCCGATGCTCAACCGGGCATTGCGCGAGACCTACCCGCCCGGCTCGACCTTCAAGGTCGTCACCGCGGCAGCCGCTCTGGAGAACGGGCTCTACACCGACATCGACGCGGACACGAAGTCGCCGCTGCCCTGGCGTCTGCCGCTGACCACCGGGCAGCCCCTGCCCAACGAAGGCAACATCCCGTGCGAGAACGCCTCGCTCCGCGAAGCGCTGCGGATGTCCTGCAACACCGTCTTCGGCAAGATCAGCGACGACCTCGGTAACCAGAAGATGATCGACCAGGCCGACAAGTTCGGCTTCAACAAGGAGATCTTCACTCCGGTCCGCTCCGCCGCGAGCATCTACCCGAAGGACAACCGTCCGCAGAACGCCATGGCCGGCATCGGCCAGGCGTCCAACCGTGCCACCCCGCTCCAGATGGCCATGGTGGTCGCGGCGGTCGCCAACGACGGCAAGCTGATGCAGCCGTACATGGTGGCCAAGCGGCAGTCGCCCAGCCTGGACGACATCTACACCCACGAGACCGAGCAGCTCAGCCAGCCGATTTCGGGTGAGAACGCACAGAAGCTCCAGCAGATGATGGAGACGGTCGTCAACACCGGCACGGGCACGAACGCCAAGATCGACGGCGTCACGGTGGGCGGCAAGACGGGTACCGCTCAGCACGGTCTCAAGAACAGCGAGAACCCGTACGCCTGGTTCATCTCCTACGCAAAGACGGACGACGGCTCGCCCGTGGCCGTCGCCGTGGTCGTCGAGGACAGCAACGCCAACCGCGACGACATCTCCGGTGGCGGACTGGCCGCACCCATCGCGAAGGACGTCATGAAGGCCGTCATCGACAGCAAGAAGTGACACCGCTCACAACCGGCCCCGAATCCACGCCCGCGGATACCGGTCGGATATCAGGTATTGCCTGCGGGCCGATCAGCTAGTGCGCGGCCGGTAGCGTATGCGCGAACAGCACACCGCCGGACCGCACACCGGTGCGGTCAGGACTGACGGAGAGGGCTGGAACAGTTATGGAAGAGCCGCGTCGCCTCGGCGGCCGGTACGAGCTGGGCTCGGTGCTCGGCCGTGGTGGCATGGCCGAGGTCTACCTCGCTCACGACACCCGGCTCGGCCGCACCGTAGCTGTGAAGACGCTCCGGGCGGACCTCGCCCGCGACCCGTCCTTCCAGGCCCGGTTCCGCCGTGAGGCCCAGTCCGCCGCCTCGCTCAACCACCCGGCGATCGTCGCGGTATACGACACCGGTGAGGACTACGTCGACGGGGTCTCGATCCCGTACATCGTCATGGAGTACGTCGACGGGTCGACGCTCAGGGAACTGCTCCACTCCGGCCGCAGACTGCTGCCCGAGCGCACCCTTGAGATGACCGTCGGGATCCTTCAGGCGCTGGAGTACTCGCACCGCGCCCAGATCGTGCACCGCGACATCAAGCCGGCGAACGTCATGCTGACGCGCACCGGCCAGGTCAAGGTCATGGACTTCGGCATCGCCCGCGCCATGGGCGACTCCGGCATGACGATGACCCAGACCGCGGCCGTCATCGGCACCGCCCAGTACCTCTCCCCGGAGCAGGCCAAGGGCGAGCAGGTGGACGCGCGCTCCGACCTGTACTCCACCGGCTGCCTGCTCTACGAGCTGCTGGCCGTCAGGCCGCCCTTCGTCGGGGACTCGCCCGTCGCGGTGGCCTACCAGCACGTACGGGAAGAGCCTCAGCCGCCCAGCAACTTCGACCCCGAGATCACGCCCGAGATGGACGCGATCGTGCTGAAGGCCCTCACCAAGGACCCCGACTACCGCTACCAGTCGGCGGACGAGATGCGCGCCGACATCGAGGCCTGCCTCGACGGTCAGCCGGTCGCGGCAACCGCGGCGATGGGCGCGGCCGGGTACGGCGGCTACGGCGGTTACGACAACGACCAGCCGACCACCGCCCTGCGGGCCGCGGACCAGAACGGCGCTCCGACGTCGATGCTGCCGCCGGTCAACCCGGACGACGGCGGCTACGGCTACGACGACCGCCCCGACCGCCGCCGGCAGAAGAAGGGCAACACCTCGACGATCCTGCTGATCGTCGCGGGCATCCTGGTGCTGATCGGCGCGATCCTCATCGGCAAGTCCGTCTTCGGCGGCGACGGGGACAGCGGCGACGGCACGTTCGGTGCGCCGAACATGGTCGGCTCGACGATCCAGGAAGCGAAGCTGCTCGCCGACAACACCAACACCATCCTCAAGCAGGGCCCGAAGGAGGAGTGCGAGCAGCAGCCCGCGGGCAAGATCTGCCGGCAGACGCCCGAGAAGGGCGCGCAGGTCGAGGAGAACGACACCATCACGGTCTTCGTCTCCAGCGGTGCGCCGAAGGTCGAGGTGCCGGACGTCACGGAGAAGTCCCAGGAGAGCGCCCGCAAGCAGCTTGAGGAAAAGGGCTTCACGGTCACGGTCAACTCCGTCGAGTCCTCCGATGCCGACCCGGGCACGGTCCTGGACCAGACGCCGAAGGGCAACTCGAAGGCTGAGAAGAACTCCGAGGTGAAGCTCACGGTCGCCACGGAGAAGCTGATCGCGGTGCCTCCGGTGACCGGCCGTTCGTGGGATCAAGCGGTGGCCCAGCTCACCCAGCTCGGCTTCACCAACATCGGCAAGTCCGAGGTCGACAACGAGAAGCCCGCGGGCGAGGTCGTCGAGCAGAACCCGGCGGCCGACGAGAAGGTGGGCAAGAACACCTCGATCATCCTCAAGGTGTCCAAGGGCCCGACGCAGCCTGCGACGGTCGCTGTTCCGCAGGTCTTGGGCAAGCCGGTGTCCCAGGCCAAGGCGGAACTGGCCCAGGCCGGCTTCACCAACATCCAGTTCGCGGAGGGCAGCTCGGGTGACGACAACGCCTTCGTGACCGGCAGCGACCCGCAGCCGGGCACCCAGGCCGACCCTGCCGCCACCACCATCACGCTCACGACGATGGGCGGCGGGGGCGGCGGGAACGGGAACGGTCTCCTGGGCGGCGGGAACGGCCGGTAGAACGCACCACGGTTCAGAAGCACAGGGCCCCGGTCACCTCAACGGTGACCGGGGCCCTGTGTCTGTCGTCGCCTCCCGATCAGAGCAGCTCCGCCGGCTTCGTACGGTCGTGGTCGACCCTCTCCGTACGCACCAGCTCGCCCCACACGATGTAGCGGTACTTCGACGTGTAGACGGGGGTGCACGTCGTCAGCGTGATGTAGCGGCCGGCCTTCTTGGCGCCCGAGCCCTTCGGCACGGCCTGGAGGACGTCGACGTTGTACTTCGACGTCTCGGGGAGCTCCTTGAAGACCTTGTAGACGTACCAGGTGTCCTTGGTCTCGAAGACGATCGCGTCCCCGGTCCGCACCTTGTCGATGTTGTGGAACTTCGCCCCGTGCCCGTCGCGGTGGGCGGCCAGGGTGAAGTTGCCCTCCTTGTCGGACGGGAGCGCCGACTTCACCGGATCGGTGTAGTAGCCGGCGATGCCGTCGTTGAGGGTCTCGGTGTCGGTGCCCTTCTTGACGAGCACCTCGCCGTTCTTCATCGACGGGACGTGCAGGAAGCCGATGCCGTCCCTGGTGTCCAGCGCGCCCGGGCCGTCGGCCCAGCGGTCGCGGACGGTGTGGCCCTGCTTGGTGGCCTCGCGGTCGGCCAGGACGTTCGTCCACCACAGCGAGTAGACGACGAAGAGGCCGAGCACCAGGCCCGCGGTGATCAGCAGTTCGCCGAAGACGCTGACGGCGGTCGCGACGGGGTGACGGCCCCTGAGCCGCACCGGGGGCGCGGCCTCGTCGGTCTGCTCTTCGTCCTCGGTCCTCGCTGCCACCGCACCGTCCCTGTCGTGATGTCTCGGCCCGCTCAGTCCAGGAGCGCGTCGGGCTTCCCCTCGCTGCGCGGCCGTTCGTCGACCATCTTGCCCCAGACGATCAAACGGTACGTACTCGTGAATTCGGGCGTACAGGTCGTCAGGGTGATGTAGCGGCCGGGCTTCTTGAACCCCGACTGCGGCGGCACCGCGTCGATGACCGACACGTTGGACGGCGAGGTCTGGGGAAGGACGCTCGTCATCTCGTACGTGTAGTAGGCGTCCTGCGTCTCGACCACGATCGGGTCGCCGGGCTTCAGCCGGTTGACGTAGCGGAAGGGCTCGCCGTGGGTGTTGCGATGGCCGGCCAGGGCGAAGTTGCCCTGCTTGTCCGAGGGCATCGCCGTGCGCAGTGGTTCCTCGCCGTAGTGCCCGACCATGCCGCGGTCGAGGACCTTCTCCTTGCTGATGCCTTCGGCGATCGGCGTGACCACGTCGAGTTTCGGAATGTGGATGATGGCGAAGCCCTCACCCGGTGCGAAGACGCCGGGGCTGCGTTTGCCCTTGGCCCAGTCGTCCTGGATCTTGTGCGTCTCCTTGCCGGCTATCTGGTCGGCGCGCACGTTCGTCCACCACAGCTGGTACGTGACGAAGAGCAGCATCAGGACGCCCAGCGAGATGAACAGCTCGCCGACCACCCGGCTGACCACGACCGCGGGGCTGTCCTTCGCCGCCTTGGCCGCCCGCCGTGCCTCGACGCGCGACATCGGTTTCGGGGGCGTGGCATCCGGGCCGCCCGCCGCCGCGGTCTCCGGCTGCCCGTCGCCGCGCCTGCGCCCGCGCCCCTTCGCCGCCCGGCGCCGCTCGGCCCGTCCACCGGTGGCCGGAGCGGAGGCGTCCGGTCCGTCGGCTTCCCCGGGGCCGCCGTCCCCGGGGCCGGCATCGCGACCGAGGTCCGGCTGAGGACGGATCGTCGTCACCGGCAGGACCGCGGTCGCCGCCTGGTCGGCGACGACTACGCGCCGGGGTTCCGCCTTCCGCAGCGCCACGGTCTCCTCGTGGCGGGGCAGCGGCTCGGCAGGGGCGACGGGTGCCCCGGCCACGGGCGACCCGGTCACGGGCGGGGCCTGCGCGGGCTCCTGGCGGCCGTACCAGTCCCGTTCGTATCCCTCGGGGTCGTACCACTCGCTCGGAGGGTCCTGGGCCGTCTGTGGCCCGTGTGACACCTGCGGGGGCGTCGCCCCGTCCGCGACCGCCTGCCCGGCGGGGGTGTTCTCCGCCCGGAACCACGGCGACGCGTGCCGCCCCGGCAGCGGGTCGTTCAACGGGTCCGCCAGGTGATCCACCGCCGCCTCGAAACCGCCCGGTTCGTACGGGCCGTCCTGTCCGGCGTCGGATCCATGGCGGGGTGGCGTCACGCGACGGCCTTGCCCACCACCGGCGCGAGTCCCGCCGACCTCTCGACGGCTCCGGCGTCACCGCACCGCGCCAGCCAGTTCGCCAGCATCAGATGGCCGTGCTCGGTGAGCACCGACTCCGGATGGAACTGCACCCCTTCGACCGCCAACTCCCGGTGGCGCAGCCCCATGATGATGCCGTCGGCCGTCCGCGCGGTGACCTCCAGCTCCTCGGGGACCGTGTCCGGTTCGGCGGCGAGCGAGTGGTAGCGGGTCGCGGTGAAGGGCGAGGGCAGACCGGCGAAGACGCCCCTGCCCGCGTGGATCACCGGGGACGTCTTGCCGTGCAGCAGCTCCGGGGCGCGGCCCACCACGCCGCCGTACGCCACCGCCATCGACTGCATGCCCAGGCAGACGCCGAAGACCGGGACACCGGTCGCCGCGCAGTGCCGCACCATGTCGACGCAGACGCCCGCGTGCTCGGGGGTGCCGGGGCCCGGCGAGAGCAGGACGCCGTCGAAGCCGTCCTGGGCGTGGGCCGTGGTCACCTCGTCGTTGCGGAGCACCTCGCACTCGGCACCCAGCTGGTAGAGGTACTGGACGAGGTTGAAGACGAAGCTGTCGTAGTTGTCGACGACGAGGATGCGGGCGCTCATCGGCCGGCCCCCATCGCGTTCGTGCCGTCGCCGTCCACCGTCACGTCGCCGAACGGAAGCAGTGGCTCCGCCCAGGGGAAGACGTACTGGAACAGGACGTAGACGACCGCCAGGGCGAGCACGAGCGAAATGAACCCACGCACCCACGCGTTGCCCGGCAGATGCCGCCAGATCCAGCCGTACATGCTGACCCCTCCATTCGGTACGGGACCAGACTAAAGGGCCGGGGCATCGCCGTGGGTCAGCTGTGGAAAGCCGCGGGCTTCCCGTCGGTGACGGGCTGGGTCGCGTCCAGGTGCGCCCAGGCGATCAGGCGGTGACTGCTGCCCCACTCGGGCTCGCAGGTGGTCAGCGTCAGATAGCGGCCGGGTCCGTCGAAGCCGGATTTGCGGGGGACCGGGTCGATGACACCGACATCGCTCGGCACGGTCCGGTAGGGCTTCCTGTCGATGCGGTACGTGAACCACGTCGTCCCGTCCGTCACGATCACCGCGTCACCGGGGCGCAGCTTCGGGAAGTCCTTGAAGGGGTCGCCGTAGGTGCGCCGGTGCCCGGCCACCGCGAAGTTGCCGGTCGCGCCCGCCGCCGCGGTGCCCCGGTAGTGCCCCAGCCCCTTCTGCAGGGTCCTGACCTTCGTGTTCTCCAGGACGGGCCACTCCCAGTCCTTACCGAAGCGGGGTATGTAGAGCATCGCGAACGGCTTCCCGTCGCGGTACGCCTTCGGGGCCGGCGCCGGGGCCGACGGCTTCGGGGTCTCCTCAGTGGCCTGCGGGGCGGGTGCGGTCACCGCCCCGTGCGCCCACTGGTTCTGCAGGTCGTCGATCTGTCCCTCGGTCGCGCCCGCCGCCTTCACCCCGGTCCAGAACAGGACGTAGACCACGAAGAGGATGATCAGGGCGCCGACGGTGATGCACAGCTCGCTGAACGTCCTGACGATCAGTCGCACCGACACCGGTCGGCCTCCCCGCAGCTGCTCGCTACTTCACCGGCTCCGCATAGTGGAGATCCACTGTGCCCGAGTAGCCGGGAAGAGTCACCGCCTCGCGCTCGTCGACTTTCCAGCCGAGCCCGTACGCCTTCACGTACAGCAGGTAGTTCTGGATCGCCGGGGAGGCGTCGAGCGCCTGCTCCAGCTTTCCGGGGTCACCGACCGCGGTGATCTTGTACGGCGGCGAGTAGACCCGGCCCTGGAGGATCAGGGTGTTGCCGACGCAGCGCACCGCACTGGTGGAGATCAGCCGCTGGTCCATGACCTGGATGCCACGGGCGCCGCCCTGCCACAGGGCGTTGACGACGGCCTGGAGGTCCTGCTGGTGGATGACCAGGTCATTGGGTTGCGGATCGGGGTAGCCGGGGCTCGCCGTGGCGTTCTGCGGGGCGTCGTTCAGCGTGACGGAGACGGCTCGGCCGGAGAGCTTCGCGGTGCCGGCGGCCCGCTCCAGCGCCTTGAGCCTGGCGTCCTCCGCCTCGGTACTGCCGCCGTCTCGCTCGGCGAGGGTGTCGATGTCGTCGCGCACGGAGGCCACGGACTCGTTCAGGACGGCGTTCTTCTCACTGCGTTGCTGAATGAGATCGGAGAGTTTCAGCAGCGAGGAGTCCGTACGGATATTGGTGCCCTTGGCGGTATTGGCGCTGGTGACGAAGATGAGGCCGGCCAGGGCGAAAACGGCAGCCGTGAGCACTTTGGCCGGATGCCGGAAGGTGCGCCGGACCGGGCCTGGGGGAGAGTCGGCAGAATTGCTCAACGTACCCTTATCTCCTTCGGCGCCACGGAAGCACTACGCTAACGGACGCCCGGGGGAGGCAGCATTCCCCCTCGCGCCCAGCCCCGGCGTCAGCCACAGTTCCCTGCGCGGTCACGCAGCGCATCGACAGGAGAGTTCCTCGTGCCGAAGTCACGTATCCGCAAGAAGGCCGACTTCACGCCCCCTCCGGCGAAGCAGGCAACCAACATAAAGCTGACCAATCGCAGTTGGGTCGCGCCGGTGATGCTGGCGCTGTTCCTGATCGGACTGGCCTGGATCGTCGTTTTCTACGTGACCGACGGCGACCTGCCGATCGACTCGCTGGGGAACTGGAACATCGTCGTCGGCTTCGGCTTCATCGCCGGCGGCTTCGGCGTCTCGACCCAGTGGAAGTAGCTCCACAGACCGCGTAGCACCACAGCGGACCCTGGTCCCGCAACCCTTGCCCTGAGTTACCCACAGCGTTATCCACAGGCGGGGGAAAAGGTCAGACGATCTGTGGATAACTCCTCGGCCGTTGACGCCGGTGTGACTGCAGCCACCCCTCGACGCAGGTGGCACGCCCCTTGTCCTGGCTGGAAAAACCCAGCTCAGCGGCAAGGGGCACAGTTATGCCCGCATCATGCACAAGATCAGCTACACACTGTGGACAACTTCGATCACAAATGGTCCATATCGGGCTGACAGCTTGCGCGGCAGACCAGTTCATGGCGTCGCCGCCCGCCTATGTCAGCGCCGCCGTTCTCGCCACCACGATCAGGACCACCGCGGCCAGCACCGCGGCACAGGTGCCGAACTGCACGAGGTTCCGCCGCTCCCGTGGCGCGTGCACCATGCCGATCCCGATCAGTACGCCCGCGATCAGTCCGCCCACATGCGCCTGCCAGGCGATTCCGCCCCAGGGGTTGAAGGTGATGACCAGGTTGAGCGCGAGGATCATGAACACCGGGCGCATGTCGTAGTTCAGCCGGCGCATCAGGACGACCGTGGCTCCCAGCAGGCCGAAGATGGCGCCCGAGGCGCCCAGCGAGGGCTGGTTCTGCGGAGCGAGCCAATAGGTCAGGGCGCCGCCCGCCAGGCCGGAGACCAGATAGAGCGCGAGATAGCGGGCGCGTCCGAGCGCTGCCTCCAGCGGTCCGCCGAGCCACCACAGCCCCAGCATGTTGAAGGCGAAGTGCCACACCGCCTCGTGCAGGAACATCGATGTGACCAGCCGGTACCACTGGCCCTCGGCGACACCCTCGACCGGGCCGCCCAGGTAGTACGGAGCCTGGCCCAGCAGCGCCAGGTCATTGGTCAGCGCGTCGTCGGCCAGCACGGCGAGGAACACCGCGGCGTTGATCCCCAGCAGGATCTTGGTGATCAGCCGGGGGTCGGCCGCGACCGCACCGCCGGCGATCGTCCGCGGCCGGGCGGCGGCCGGGTGGTGTCCCGTACCCGACCCCTGGCGCACGCAGTCCGGGCACTGGAAGCCGACCGAGGCACTGACCATGCAGTCCGGGCAGATGGGCCGGTCGCAGCGGGTGCAGCGGATCGCCGTCTCACGGCCGGGGTGGCGATAACAGCTGACCGGACCACCGGCGGGCGGGGTCGGGCCCTGGCCGCCCGGTGGCTGCTGGTCCATCGGTCCCATGCGCGGTCCCCTCGGTCCTCGTCGTGGCGACAGCGCACACGGCACCGCCCTGCGCGTCCGCCCTCACATCAAGTACGGACGGACAGGGCGGTTGGTTCCCGGCAGGAGGACCGGAGAGTGACCGGACGGTGACGTCGGGCGATCAGCGCTTCTCGACCACGACCGACTCGATGACCACGTCCTGCACCGGGCGGTCGGTGCGCGCGTTCGTCGCCGTGGCCGCGATGGCGTCCACCACCTTCTGGCTCGCCGGGTCCACCACCTCACCGAAGATGGTGTGCTTGCCCGTCAGCCAGGCGGTCGGCGACACGGTCACGAAGAACTGCGAGCCGTTGGTGCCCGGGCCGGCGTTGGCCATCGCCAGCAGGTACGGCTTGGTGAAGGCCAGGTCGGGGTGGAACTCGTCGCCGAACTCGTACCCCGGGCCGCCGGTCCCGTTGCCCAGCGGGTCGCCGCCCTGGATCATGAAGCCGCTGATGACCCGGTGGAAGACGGTGCCGTCGTACAGCCGGTCCTTGGACTTGGCTCCCGTCGCCGGGTGGGTCCACTCACGCTCACCGGTGGCGAGCTCGACGAAGTTCTTGACCGTCTTGGGCGCGTGGTTCGGCAGAAGCCGGATCTCGATGTCGCCGTGATTGGTCTTCAAGGTGGCGTAAAGCTGCTCGGCCACGGTCTGCCTTCCGTAAGTCTGATCTGACGTCAGCCGATCCTCGCACGGACCACCCCGCCCGGCGCCCGGCCCGGCCGCGCCGCACCCGGCCCGCCCACCGTCGCGCCCCCTCGCGGCCTCACTCCCGGCCGGCAGCCGTGCGACAACAAATGCGGCCAAGTGCGTGACGAACCAGCGCGTGACGGACCGAACCGTGGCATTGTCATCGACAGGCTCCCCTTGCACCTGCTTGCCCCAGGGCATCCCTGATGACCTGAATGACCCGGATGCCAGCTCCGCGTGCCGCACAGGTCCCCTGCAGGCATGATCTCGAACTGGGTGGATAGGCGGAGTACCTACCCGCCACCAAGGAGGAGGATCCCGTGACCCGCATCGACAGCGTGCGCGCCGCAACCGACTCGGCGAGGGACAGCGTGCAGCACGCCGCGGTAGTGGTGGCGCCCTACGCCGACTCGGCCAAGGAGCAGGCCGTTCACTACGCGCACGAGGCACGCACACTGCTCGCGCCGAAGGTGTCGAAGGCAGCTCAGCAGGCCCGTGTCCAGTACGACGCGCACCTCGCACCACGTCTCGAACTCGCCCTCGCACACGTACCCCCCAAGGTCGACGACGCGGCGCAGCGCGCGGCGCTGCGCACCCGCCAGGCCGCCCGGAGCGCCGCGGACTACACCGTTCCGCGCGTCGAGCACGCCATCGCCGCCGCCCAGCCCGTGGCCTCCGAGGCCACGGCCCGCAGCGCGGCCGCATTGGCCGCTCTGCGCGGACAGGTCACGCCGAAGGAGATCAGGAA harbors:
- a CDS encoding DUF5324 family protein, producing MTRIDSVRAATDSARDSVQHAAVVVAPYADSAKEQAVHYAHEARTLLAPKVSKAAQQARVQYDAHLAPRLELALAHVPPKVDDAAQRAALRTRQAARSAADYTVPRVEHAIAAAQPVASEATARSAAALAALRGQVTPKEIRKLARKHERRAACGRAFKGLAVAGLLAGAAYAAWRWWDKQANPDWLVEPPAPTEVDDRAPLTSVDGSDPAVLDPEVRAKQAEAEAEGTLDGQDPDERP